A window from Actimicrobium sp. CCC2.4 encodes these proteins:
- a CDS encoding phosphate ABC transporter substrate-binding protein, translating into MKTRARKSCCLAMLATSLVLSLSCAGAVADVVAVVSAKSPLTELSRNQIANLFLGNASMLVNGEPVIPIDLAVGTPLRDEFYASYAAKSPAQIRAHWSKLIFTGRGQPPKEAASTSDLKKLIANNPRAIGYLDPGMIDASMRALPSP; encoded by the coding sequence ATGAAGACCCGCGCGCGCAAATCCTGCTGCCTGGCAATGCTGGCCACCAGCCTTGTGCTCAGCCTGTCCTGTGCCGGGGCAGTGGCCGATGTCGTGGCCGTCGTCTCGGCCAAAAGCCCGCTAACCGAACTGAGCAGGAACCAGATCGCCAACCTGTTCCTCGGCAACGCCAGCATGCTGGTCAATGGCGAACCGGTGATCCCGATCGACCTGGCTGTCGGCACGCCGCTGCGTGACGAGTTCTATGCGAGCTATGCCGCGAAGTCGCCGGCGCAAATCAGGGCGCACTGGTCGAAGCTGATTTTTACCGGCCGCGGCCAGCCCCCCAAAGAAGCCGCCAGCACCAGCGACCTGAAAAAACTGATCGCCAATAATCCGCGCGCAATCGGCTACCTCGATCCCGGAATGATCGACGCCAGCATGCGAGCCCTGCCATCGCCATGA
- a CDS encoding YXWGXW repeat-containing protein, protein MKKILCAAAAMLAFSSATLLPTRAMAQVSVNIILGDAPPPVRYEVVPSPRNGYLWAPGYWNWNGNQHVWSTGHWERNRIDYRYDQPQWHQEGNGWRLDRGGWKEDGKKYKKDKKDKKDRYDDRYDDRDDRDNRHDGGHCPPGQAKKGNC, encoded by the coding sequence ATGAAAAAAATACTTTGCGCTGCGGCCGCCATGCTCGCCTTCAGTTCTGCCACCCTCCTGCCGACCCGGGCCATGGCTCAGGTCAGCGTCAATATCATCCTTGGCGATGCGCCACCACCAGTGCGTTATGAAGTTGTTCCGTCGCCCCGTAACGGCTATCTGTGGGCCCCCGGTTACTGGAATTGGAACGGCAACCAGCACGTCTGGTCGACCGGTCATTGGGAACGCAACCGGATCGACTATCGTTACGACCAGCCGCAATGGCACCAGGAAGGCAACGGCTGGCGACTCGATCGCGGCGGCTGGAAAGAGGACGGCAAAAAATACAAGAAGGACAAGAAGGACAAAAAAGACCGTTATGACGATCGCTATGACGATCGGGATGACCGCGATAACCGGCACGACGGTGGCCACTGTCCGCCCGGGCAGGCAAAAAAAGGTAATTGCTGA
- a CDS encoding EAL domain-containing protein has product MNGFWRRALPVPLVAVRHSPAARLRAWLYTVPESTMLFPAFSLCFLALLWMATLHFISIERSNAEQAISVLSRELVTTYEAQVLRALRDIDQTLNLVKYAYELSGQHTVLQELKAKAMLPSELLFVIRIADQDGKIVADTRSARPSNISDDPQFSATRATGRLSISQPQYDPITGEASLLFSRRLINANGNFAGIVTLSVATDHFVSGYEESKFGQQGLLGIVGDDGRFRVRRSGDLLSDGEAVDPAFLMAGAADAHSAVLASADSDGVARQVSARKLVDFPLVVIAGLSDHEQLANFVRTRSDYLRGATAGTVLLILVTLLLWSMSWQLRSSRRHDIAERKRTEQSLRIAATAFDSQEAMLITDANRMILQANRAFASNTGHQADHLVGKSLDRLMSNHHDADFYLAMWRSVNHSGIWQGEIWQTHADGNAFQKWLTISAVRDDDGVLVNYVGSQYDITERKQAENKIHELAFFDPLTGLPNRTLLQDLLRQLIATSAAGNQHAALLLIDLDYFKAINDTLGHDMGDALLVQVAQRIVACIGAGNSVSRLGGDEFVVLLAGLGSDGPAAMARVKSISQQILSALDHPYLLNDVAYRSTASIGVTLLNDRRFSSEVLMKQADLAMYKSKAGGRNAVRFFDPAMEAAATTRATLERDLHAAIEQQQFVLHYQAQIADGDQLSGAEVLVRWQHPQRGMVSPMEFIPVAEDTGLILPIGTWVMETACRQLACWATVPSMEALTIAVNVSARQFQQSDFVAQVIAVLDRTGARPQRLKLELTESLLAANLDQIIEKMQALKETGIHFSLDDFGTGFSSLSYLKLLPLDQLKIDQSFVRNILTDPNDAAIVRTVIALANTLGLGIIAEGVETDAQRSYLADAGCHAYQGYLFSRPLPVAEFEVFAGQRPSASPVRMLTEDAG; this is encoded by the coding sequence ATGAACGGATTCTGGCGGCGCGCCCTGCCCGTGCCGTTGGTCGCGGTCCGGCACAGTCCGGCTGCGCGCTTGCGCGCGTGGCTCTATACCGTGCCCGAATCGACGATGCTGTTCCCGGCGTTTTCACTCTGCTTCCTGGCCTTGCTCTGGATGGCAACACTGCACTTCATCAGCATTGAGCGCAGCAATGCCGAACAAGCCATTTCGGTGCTCAGTCGCGAACTGGTAACGACTTATGAAGCACAGGTATTACGTGCCCTGCGTGACATCGACCAAACCTTAAACCTGGTCAAGTACGCCTATGAACTCAGCGGGCAACACACGGTACTACAGGAACTGAAAGCCAAGGCCATGCTGCCATCGGAGCTACTGTTCGTCATCCGCATCGCCGATCAGGATGGCAAGATCGTGGCCGACACCCGCTCCGCGCGGCCATCGAACATCAGCGACGATCCGCAATTCAGCGCCACCCGTGCCACCGGCCGGTTATCGATCAGCCAGCCCCAGTACGACCCCATCACCGGCGAAGCCAGCTTGCTATTCAGTCGCCGGCTCATCAATGCCAATGGCAACTTTGCCGGCATCGTCACGCTGTCAGTGGCCACCGATCACTTCGTGAGCGGTTACGAAGAAAGCAAATTCGGCCAGCAGGGACTGCTCGGTATCGTCGGCGATGACGGCCGCTTCCGGGTCCGGCGCAGCGGCGACCTGCTCTCGGATGGCGAAGCGGTCGATCCGGCATTCCTGATGGCTGGTGCCGCCGACGCTCATAGTGCCGTCCTCGCCTCCGCAGACAGTGATGGTGTTGCGCGCCAGGTCAGCGCGCGCAAGCTGGTCGATTTTCCGCTGGTCGTCATCGCCGGTTTGTCAGATCACGAGCAACTGGCAAACTTTGTACGCACCCGTAGTGACTATCTGCGTGGTGCCACGGCGGGTACTGTGCTGCTGATTCTGGTGACGCTGCTACTGTGGAGCATGAGCTGGCAATTGCGGTCCAGTCGCCGGCACGACATTGCCGAACGTAAGCGTACCGAACAATCATTACGCATCGCCGCCACCGCCTTCGATTCCCAAGAAGCGATGCTCATTACCGATGCCAACAGGATGATCCTGCAAGCCAACCGGGCCTTCGCCAGCAACACCGGGCATCAGGCCGACCATCTGGTGGGAAAAAGTCTAGACCGTTTGATGTCGAACCACCACGATGCCGATTTCTATCTGGCGATGTGGCGCAGCGTGAATCACAGCGGCATCTGGCAAGGCGAGATCTGGCAAACCCATGCCGACGGCAACGCGTTCCAGAAATGGCTGACCATCTCGGCGGTCAGGGACGACGACGGTGTGCTGGTCAATTATGTTGGCTCGCAGTACGACATCACCGAGCGCAAGCAGGCTGAAAACAAGATCCATGAGCTCGCCTTTTTTGACCCGCTGACCGGCTTGCCGAACCGGACACTGCTGCAGGACCTGTTGCGCCAGCTCATCGCAACCAGTGCCGCCGGTAACCAGCATGCCGCCTTGCTGCTCATCGACCTCGACTACTTCAAGGCGATCAACGATACCCTCGGCCACGACATGGGCGACGCACTGCTGGTACAGGTCGCACAACGAATCGTTGCGTGTATCGGTGCCGGCAATAGCGTGTCCCGTCTCGGCGGCGATGAGTTCGTCGTGCTGCTGGCAGGCCTCGGCAGTGACGGCCCGGCTGCCATGGCCCGGGTCAAGAGCATCAGCCAGCAGATCCTGTCTGCACTCGATCATCCTTACCTGCTCAACGACGTCGCCTATCGCAGCACGGCCAGCATCGGCGTGACGCTGCTCAACGACCGGCGATTCTCGAGCGAGGTATTGATGAAGCAAGCCGATCTGGCCATGTATAAATCGAAAGCTGGAGGTCGCAACGCGGTGCGTTTTTTCGATCCTGCGATGGAAGCGGCGGCCACAACGCGTGCCACGCTGGAGCGCGACTTGCATGCCGCCATCGAGCAGCAGCAGTTTGTGCTGCACTATCAGGCACAAATCGCCGATGGCGATCAGCTGAGCGGTGCCGAAGTGCTGGTGCGCTGGCAGCATCCGCAACGCGGCATGGTCTCGCCGATGGAGTTCATCCCGGTAGCCGAGGACACCGGCCTGATCCTGCCAATCGGCACCTGGGTCATGGAAACCGCCTGCCGGCAGCTGGCGTGCTGGGCCACTGTGCCCTCGATGGAAGCATTGACGATTGCCGTCAATGTCAGCGCCCGGCAATTCCAGCAAAGCGACTTTGTCGCGCAGGTCATTGCGGTACTCGACCGCACCGGTGCGCGGCCGCAGCGGCTCAAGCTCGAACTGACCGAAAGCCTGCTGGCGGCCAACCTCGACCAGATTATCGAGAAAATGCAGGCGCTCAAGGAAACCGGCATCCATTTTTCGCTGGACGATTTTGGCACCGGCTTTTCATCGCTGTCGTACCTGAAGCTGCTGCCGCTGGACCAGCTCAAGATCGACCAGTCCTTCGTGCGCAATATCCTGACTGATCCGAACGACGCCGCCATCGTCCGCACCGTCATCGCGCTGGCCAATACGCTGGGCCTGGGCATCATCGCCGAAGGCGTCGAGACGGATGCGCAGCGCAGCTACCTCGCCGACGCCGGCTGCCATGCGTATCAGGGCTACCTGTTCAGCCGGCCATTGCCGGTAGCGGAGTTCGAGGTGTTTGCGGGGCAGCGGCCATCTGCATCACCGGTACGGATGCTGACCGAAGACGCTGGTTAA
- a CDS encoding amino acid ABC transporter permease: protein MNLTELLTLAAPIMLQGVLYTVLFALASMVGGLLLGALLAMARLQPWRVLQWPAAVYVSLIRGTPLLVQVFLIYYGLPSIGVEFSPVSAGILALSLNAGAFLSESLRGAVQGVSAGQWSASYSLGLTWVQTLRFVVAPQALRIAVPSMGNTLISLIKDTSLVSVITVTELMLATKEVIATTFRPLPLYVTAALLYWCLSMLFEVVQRRLEKRLQRAHQQ from the coding sequence ATGAACCTGACCGAATTACTGACGCTGGCTGCACCGATCATGCTTCAGGGCGTGCTGTACACGGTGCTGTTTGCGCTTGCCTCGATGGTGGGCGGATTGCTGCTGGGGGCGCTGCTGGCGATGGCGCGGCTGCAGCCGTGGCGCGTCTTGCAATGGCCGGCAGCGGTGTATGTCAGCCTGATTCGCGGCACGCCACTGCTGGTGCAGGTCTTTCTGATTTATTACGGATTGCCCAGTATCGGCGTTGAGTTTTCGCCCGTCAGTGCCGGCATCCTCGCACTCAGTCTGAACGCCGGCGCCTTTCTGTCGGAGAGCTTGCGTGGCGCGGTCCAGGGTGTCAGCGCAGGGCAGTGGTCGGCTAGTTACAGCCTTGGTTTGACATGGGTGCAAACCTTGCGGTTCGTGGTCGCCCCGCAAGCATTGCGTATTGCTGTTCCCTCAATGGGCAATACGCTGATCAGCCTGATCAAGGATACGTCGCTGGTATCGGTCATCACCGTCACCGAACTGATGCTGGCAACCAAGGAGGTGATCGCCACGACGTTCCGGCCATTACCGCTGTATGTGACGGCGGCTTTACTGTATTGGTGCCTGAGCATGCTGTTCGAAGTTGTCCAGCGGCGGCTTGAAAAACGCCTGCAGCGCGCCCACCAGCAATAA
- a CDS encoding transporter substrate-binding domain-containing protein has translation MRAAPAKKLAGLMTALLFSSLVVHAHAADLLATVQARGTLKVGVEGTYPPFNFRDTTTRALSGFEIDVARLLAAKMGLKPEFTTIEWSGILAGLSAGKYDVILNQVGITPQREASFDFSDPYTRSSAQLIVRKNEQRQFTSLDDLKGKKLGVGQGTNYEERAKAVAGVDVKSYPGAPEYLQDLAAGRVDAALNDSLMVSYLLKASPLPIKAGAPIGEVAQMGIPFVKGNPQFKAALNTALAAIIADGSFAKVSMQWFGIDVSKAPAAK, from the coding sequence ATGCGTGCAGCACCTGCAAAAAAACTGGCTGGCTTGATGACAGCATTGCTCTTCTCCAGCCTGGTAGTCCATGCCCACGCGGCCGATCTGCTGGCCACCGTGCAAGCGCGCGGCACGCTGAAAGTCGGGGTGGAAGGCACCTACCCGCCGTTTAATTTCAGGGACACCACAACCCGCGCACTGAGCGGTTTTGAAATTGACGTGGCCCGATTGCTGGCGGCGAAGATGGGGCTCAAGCCGGAGTTCACGACCATCGAGTGGAGCGGCATTCTGGCGGGGCTGTCGGCCGGCAAGTACGATGTCATCCTCAATCAGGTGGGCATCACGCCGCAGCGCGAGGCCAGCTTTGATTTTTCTGATCCGTACACCCGCTCGAGTGCGCAATTGATTGTGCGCAAGAACGAGCAGCGCCAGTTCACCAGTCTTGACGACCTCAAGGGTAAAAAACTCGGGGTCGGGCAGGGCACCAATTACGAAGAGCGTGCCAAAGCGGTCGCCGGGGTCGACGTCAAGAGCTATCCGGGCGCACCCGAATACTTGCAGGATCTGGCTGCCGGTCGCGTCGATGCAGCGCTGAACGACAGCCTGATGGTGTCGTATCTGCTGAAAGCGTCGCCATTGCCGATCAAGGCCGGTGCGCCTATCGGCGAAGTCGCGCAGATGGGAATTCCGTTCGTCAAGGGCAATCCGCAATTCAAGGCAGCCTTGAATACCGCGCTGGCGGCCATCATTGCCGATGGCAGTTTTGCCAAGGTCTCCATGCAATGGTTCGGTATCGATGTAAGCAAGGCACCTGCGGCGAAGTAG
- a CDS encoding NEL-type E3 ubiquitin ligase domain-containing protein, which translates to MSNTINNASINRLVNQDASPRTSPSSPSQDIASTSHAAQSGSGDSASRSLAGSRRHSNQATLERLCRDLTLTDLRINDEQDHELVTVPSMQNRRSRPAQAEVEADPAVAALSGRAYLEHLSTNDLRIPSELRTLIKSRKILRLPDITTAKLNEISARLHTVTRNIHLDPELRSEVARLAMEGLTNCTDRTDFCLGQMEDAALLSRLTRGEIDQVDLYNHGISFFRLNEVHAQTGMLSRHMGGIRLEGIQDYLAATYYLQGELQLPNHQPRPRFLDSSFITRQIATHIADAVKERTIANDGEHVVDFMSTWKPWVKHVKQQPEHQPDFALLTQLYQDALSDREDAREREGSLEHGMNEERYRATVDGLMHQLADWESQLVGQKTREFLVNHRADFIAESAQPLPAYFG; encoded by the coding sequence ATGTCAAACACCATCAACAATGCCTCGATCAACCGACTCGTCAATCAGGATGCGTCGCCTCGCACTAGCCCGTCTTCCCCTTCACAGGACATCGCCTCTACATCACATGCCGCACAGTCCGGTTCCGGTGATAGCGCATCAAGGTCACTCGCAGGGTCGCGCCGTCATAGTAATCAAGCCACGCTTGAGCGACTCTGCCGCGATCTGACGCTGACAGATCTACGCATCAATGACGAGCAGGATCACGAGCTCGTCACCGTGCCGTCCATGCAAAACCGGCGCAGCCGTCCGGCGCAAGCGGAAGTTGAAGCCGATCCCGCCGTGGCTGCGTTGTCCGGACGCGCGTATCTGGAACATTTATCGACAAACGATCTCAGGATTCCGTCCGAGCTCAGGACGCTGATAAAAAGCCGGAAAATTTTGCGCTTGCCTGACATCACCACTGCAAAGCTCAACGAGATCTCGGCGCGACTGCACACCGTGACCAGGAACATCCATCTTGATCCGGAGCTACGCAGCGAAGTCGCCCGTCTCGCGATGGAAGGCCTGACCAACTGTACGGACCGGACGGATTTTTGCCTGGGACAGATGGAAGACGCCGCTTTGCTCTCCCGCCTGACACGCGGCGAGATTGACCAGGTTGACCTGTACAACCATGGCATCAGTTTTTTCAGACTCAATGAAGTGCATGCGCAGACGGGCATGTTGAGCCGGCACATGGGAGGGATACGACTTGAAGGCATTCAGGACTATCTGGCCGCGACCTATTATTTGCAGGGAGAACTTCAATTGCCCAACCATCAGCCGCGTCCCCGATTCCTTGACTCCAGTTTTATCACCAGACAGATCGCGACCCATATTGCAGACGCCGTAAAAGAGCGAACGATTGCCAACGATGGCGAGCATGTTGTCGACTTCATGAGCACGTGGAAACCTTGGGTGAAGCATGTCAAGCAGCAGCCGGAACACCAGCCGGATTTTGCTCTGCTCACTCAGCTTTATCAGGATGCCTTGAGCGATCGGGAAGATGCGCGCGAGCGCGAAGGAAGCTTGGAACACGGAATGAATGAAGAGCGTTACCGGGCCACGGTCGATGGCCTGATGCATCAATTAGCCGATTGGGAAAGCCAGTTGGTCGGCCAGAAAACCCGTGAATTTCTGGTCAACCATCGCGCTGATTTCATAGCGGAATCAGCTCAGCCTCTACCTGCGTATTTTGGTTAA
- a CDS encoding porin: MSSSTDTIFPTRLTSIALSALLLAASSARADDSATSTLPTFMISGFGTIGMARSSEHRADYTNSPSTKPNGTGISRNWSPDLDTRLGLQIAATITPSLSAVFQVISQQQYDNSYRPTVEWANIKYAITPDLTVRVGRIAFPTFLAGDYRNVGYAMPWVRPPVELYSRMIPMTANDGIDASYRSYIGEATNTLQLSYGSDVLRSPGLSSPSKVQNIAGLFNTFSSGPATLRVSYQRGRIIVPSSDAFFNLYRQFGPAGTVIADNYSFDHKPISFLSLGASYDPGDWFLMSEWGSGKFSSVLGNQTAWYASGGYRLGTWTPYLTYSTSKKHSPTSDPGLDPAGLPAFAAGSAGALNGALNALLRPSTSATISLGTRWDVGSNVALKLQLDHTRPTAGSSAGLIHITPGYRPDAGFNVLSLTVDFVF, encoded by the coding sequence ATGTCAAGCAGCACCGATACGATTTTCCCGACACGCCTGACATCAATTGCACTGTCCGCGCTCCTGCTGGCTGCCTCCTCCGCCCGCGCCGACGATAGCGCGACCAGCACGCTGCCGACCTTTATGATCAGCGGTTTCGGCACTATCGGCATGGCCCGCTCCAGCGAACACCGGGCCGATTACACCAACAGTCCATCGACTAAACCCAACGGCACCGGGATAAGCCGCAACTGGAGTCCCGACCTCGACACCCGGCTCGGCCTGCAAATTGCGGCGACCATCACACCGAGCCTGTCGGCGGTCTTTCAGGTCATCTCGCAGCAGCAGTACGACAACAGCTACCGGCCTACCGTTGAGTGGGCCAACATCAAGTACGCCATCACGCCCGACCTCACGGTCCGGGTCGGCCGCATCGCCTTTCCGACCTTCCTTGCAGGTGATTACCGAAACGTCGGTTATGCAATGCCCTGGGTTCGGCCACCGGTCGAACTGTATAGCCGCATGATTCCGATGACGGCCAACGATGGCATTGATGCGAGTTACCGCAGCTATATCGGCGAAGCCACCAACACGCTGCAACTGAGCTACGGCAGCGACGTGCTCCGCAGTCCCGGTCTGTCGTCACCAAGCAAAGTTCAAAATATCGCCGGCCTGTTCAATACCTTCAGTAGCGGACCGGCCACCTTGCGCGTGTCGTACCAGCGCGGCAGGATCATTGTCCCCAGCAGTGATGCCTTCTTCAACCTGTACCGCCAATTCGGTCCGGCCGGCACAGTCATTGCGGATAACTACAGTTTCGACCACAAGCCGATTTCATTCCTGTCGCTGGGTGCCAGTTACGATCCAGGCGACTGGTTCCTGATGAGCGAATGGGGCAGCGGTAAATTCTCGTCGGTCCTCGGTAACCAGACCGCCTGGTATGCCAGCGGTGGTTACCGGCTAGGGACGTGGACCCCGTATCTGACCTATTCGACCTCAAAAAAACACAGCCCGACAAGCGACCCGGGACTCGATCCGGCGGGCCTGCCTGCCTTTGCAGCAGGCAGCGCCGGTGCGCTCAATGGTGCCCTCAATGCGCTGCTCAGACCGAGCACCAGTGCCACGATTTCGCTGGGAACACGCTGGGATGTTGGCAGCAACGTCGCGCTCAAGCTGCAACTTGACCATACGCGACCAACGGCGGGCTCTTCGGCCGGACTGATCCACATCACCCCTGGCTACCGGCCGGATGCCGGCTTCAATGTACTGAGCCTCACCGTCGATTTCGTCTTCTGA